A genomic stretch from Shewanella sediminis HAW-EB3 includes:
- the secD gene encoding protein translocase subunit SecD produces MRKRSNNKVLNHYSVWKYVVLVITFIIMLFSALPTLYGEDAAIQIGAKAGLNLTPQALNRVLTDEGIQVKRITQAEGETVVVLEQETQQSQAKALLNNAVEDDSQLTLSLAPAAPDWLLSMGFTPIKLGLDLRGGVQFLLDVEVEPVYQLHYDAFVDSVRQFTRMQGLNGVSVRLDSEAGVVITMPDTSHRGDIRQFIKTNYPIWQVTNLENRSLKADFKPDEKVKIRDLTVKQNLQIMRSRIEQLGITEALVQRQGEHRIRIELPGVQDPAAAKSVIGATASLAFYEVKDAGSVNAKILKDKSELPVYVARKPVLGGEHIVDARASLGEMGMPEVVIHLDRAGGKVMSDFSRDNIGKPMATSYSEYSRDEQGKVTQSTEVISVATIQSQLGDRFSITGAGDYSQAQQLALLLRAGSMTAPVTIVEERTIGPSLGAENITNGFSALGLGMAMTLLFMGLWYRRLGWVANVALIANMVILFGLLALIPGAVLTLPGIAGLVLTVGMAVDTNVLIFERIKDKLKEGRGFAHAIDRGFDSAISTIFDANFTTMITAVVLYSIGNGPIQGFALTLGLGLLTSMFTGIFASRALINWVYGRDFSRDVKV; encoded by the coding sequence ATGAGAAAACGTAGCAATAACAAAGTATTAAATCATTATTCAGTGTGGAAGTATGTTGTGCTGGTGATAACTTTCATCATCATGCTTTTCAGTGCCTTACCAACCTTGTATGGAGAAGATGCGGCTATTCAAATTGGTGCCAAAGCTGGCTTAAATCTAACACCACAGGCCCTCAATAGAGTATTGACGGATGAGGGGATTCAAGTGAAAAGAATCACCCAGGCTGAAGGTGAAACGGTTGTCGTACTCGAGCAAGAAACTCAGCAGAGCCAGGCCAAAGCGCTCTTAAATAATGCCGTTGAGGATGATTCACAGCTGACACTTTCCTTGGCTCCTGCGGCACCCGACTGGCTACTCTCCATGGGTTTTACACCGATAAAACTTGGGCTTGACCTTCGTGGTGGAGTGCAGTTTTTGTTGGATGTTGAGGTTGAACCTGTATACCAGCTACATTATGACGCCTTCGTAGATTCAGTCAGACAGTTTACCCGCATGCAGGGGCTAAACGGTGTCAGTGTCCGCCTGGACAGCGAGGCGGGAGTTGTCATCACTATGCCGGATACCAGCCACAGAGGAGATATTAGGCAGTTCATTAAAACTAATTATCCGATTTGGCAGGTAACGAACTTAGAAAACCGTTCTCTGAAGGCTGATTTTAAGCCGGACGAGAAGGTTAAAATTCGCGATCTCACCGTAAAACAGAACTTGCAGATCATGCGCAGCCGAATCGAGCAGCTGGGGATCACCGAAGCCTTAGTTCAGCGCCAGGGGGAACACAGGATCAGAATCGAACTGCCTGGTGTTCAGGATCCGGCAGCGGCAAAGAGTGTTATTGGCGCGACGGCGAGCCTGGCTTTTTATGAAGTGAAAGATGCCGGGTCGGTAAACGCTAAAATCTTAAAGGATAAATCAGAACTTCCTGTCTATGTGGCCAGAAAGCCGGTACTCGGTGGGGAGCATATTGTCGATGCCAGGGCGAGTCTGGGAGAGATGGGGATGCCTGAGGTGGTGATCCATCTGGATCGAGCCGGTGGAAAAGTGATGTCCGACTTCTCTCGTGACAATATCGGTAAGCCGATGGCGACATCCTATAGCGAATACAGCCGTGATGAGCAAGGCAAGGTGACTCAAAGTACAGAGGTTATCAGCGTTGCGACGATTCAATCTCAACTTGGTGATCGCTTTAGCATCACCGGGGCAGGCGATTATTCACAGGCGCAGCAGTTAGCGTTATTACTTCGGGCCGGCTCTATGACTGCTCCGGTTACCATAGTAGAGGAACGCACCATTGGGCCGAGCCTCGGCGCGGAAAATATCACCAATGGGTTTTCCGCCTTGGGGCTGGGAATGGCGATGACCTTACTCTTTATGGGACTCTGGTATCGCCGCTTAGGTTGGGTTGCCAATGTGGCTCTGATTGCCAATATGGTGATTTTATTTGGCCTGCTGGCATTAATTCCCGGCGCCGTGTTAACCCTACCGGGTATCGCTGGTTTAGTGTTAACCGTGGGAATGGCGGTCGATACCAATGTACTTATCTTCGAGCGAATAAAGGATAAATTAAAGGAGGGAAGAGGCTTTGCTCACGCAATCGACCGAGGTTTTGATAGCGCAATTTCGACGATTTTTGATGCTAATTTTACCACTATGATCACCGCCGTGGTGCTCTACTCCATCGGTAACGGACCCATTCAAGGCTTTGCCTTAACCTTAGGGCTTGGGCTACTCACCAGCATGTTCACAGGCATTTTCGCTTCTCGAGCATTAATTAATTGGGTATATGGACGTGACTTTAGCCGCGATGTGAAGGTGTAA
- the yhbY gene encoding ribosome assembly RNA-binding protein YhbY: protein MNLTTKQKQHLKGLAHNLKPVVMLGSNGLTEGVLAEIDSALTHHELIKVKVAAGDRELKNAIVDAILRETQAVKVQLIGHVLVLFRQSEEMKIAIPKAK from the coding sequence ATGAACTTAACAACCAAACAAAAACAGCACTTAAAAGGCTTAGCGCACAATTTAAAGCCAGTAGTGATGCTTGGTTCCAATGGTCTGACTGAAGGTGTACTGGCGGAAATTGATAGCGCACTCACTCATCACGAGCTGATCAAAGTGAAAGTAGCTGCTGGTGACAGAGAGCTAAAAAATGCAATCGTTGATGCCATTCTTCGTGAAACTCAAGCTGTAAAAGTACAGCTTATCGGTCACGTGTTAGTACTATTTCGTCAATCTGAAGAGATGAAAATTGCTATTCCAAAAGCAAAGTAA
- the carB gene encoding carbamoyl-phosphate synthase large subunit: MPKRTDIKSILILGAGPIVIGQACEFDYSGAQACKALREEGYRVILVNSNPATIMTDPEMADATYIEPIHWEVVRNIIAKERPDAILPTMGGQTALNCALELESKGVLEEFNVEMIGATADAIDKAEDRSRFDKAMKAIGLECPRAGIAHTLDEANAVVAELGFPCIIRPSFTMGGSGGGIAYNKEEFEEICSQGLELSPTSELLIDESLIGWKEYEMEVVRDRNDNCIIVCAIENFDPMGVHTGDSITVAPAQTLTDKEYQLMRNASLAVLREIGVETGGSNVQFGINPVDGRMVIIEMNPRVSRSSALASKATGFPIAKIAAKLAVGFTLDELKNDITGGNTPASFEPAIDYVVTKLPRFNFEKFAGANDRLTTQMKSVGEVMAIGRTFQESLQKALRGLEVSKNGLDPIIDIDEPEAMARIRHELQEPGAERIWYIADAFRAGLTVDDIFGLTKIDPWFLVQMQDLLQLESEVKESGMSGMNETFLRQLKRKGFSDIRLSLLLGVSESEMRKLRHRHEIFPVYKRVDTCAAEFSTDTAYMYSTYEEECEAAPSNRDKIMILGGGPNRIGQGIEFDYCCVHAALALREDGYETIMVNCNPETVSTDYDTSDRLYFEPVTLEDVLEIVRIEKPKGVIVQYGGQTPLKLARELEAAGVPIIGTSPDAIDRAEDRERFQQAIQRLEMKQPENDTVTTVERAVISAERIGYPLVVRPSYVLGGRAMEIVYDEQDLRRYFNEAVSVSNASPVLLDRFLDNAIEIDIDAVCDGETVVVGSIMEHIEQAGVHSGDSGCSLPPYSLSDDIQNRMREQVGKLAMELGVIGLMNVQFAVKDDEIYMIEVNPRAARTVPFVSKATGVPLAKIAARVMAGQSLKSQNFTKEVIPPYYSVKEVVLPFNKFPGVDPLLGPEMRSTGEVMGVGETFAEAYAKAQLGATSEVPKSGRALLSVRNSDKARVVDLAAKLIGLGYEIDATHGTAVVLGEAGINPRLVNKVHEGRPHILDRIKNDEYTYIVNTTEGRQAIEDSRQLRRGALRYKVNYTTTLNAAFATCMAHSADDRSNVNSVQELHSKIK; this comes from the coding sequence ATGCCAAAACGTACAGATATAAAAAGTATTCTTATCCTGGGTGCTGGCCCGATTGTTATCGGACAAGCATGTGAGTTTGATTACTCTGGTGCCCAGGCTTGTAAAGCGCTGCGTGAAGAAGGTTACCGGGTCATCCTCGTTAACTCTAATCCTGCAACTATTATGACCGATCCAGAGATGGCCGATGCGACTTATATCGAGCCAATTCACTGGGAAGTTGTTCGTAACATTATTGCCAAAGAACGCCCCGATGCGATTCTTCCGACTATGGGCGGTCAGACGGCACTTAACTGTGCTCTTGAGCTAGAGAGCAAAGGCGTCCTCGAAGAGTTTAATGTTGAGATGATCGGTGCGACTGCCGATGCGATTGATAAAGCTGAAGATCGTAGTCGTTTCGATAAGGCAATGAAAGCAATTGGCCTCGAGTGTCCTCGTGCCGGTATTGCCCATACATTGGATGAGGCCAACGCCGTAGTGGCAGAGCTTGGCTTCCCTTGTATTATCCGCCCGTCATTCACCATGGGTGGCAGTGGTGGTGGTATCGCCTACAACAAAGAGGAGTTCGAGGAGATCTGTTCTCAGGGTCTTGAACTTTCACCGACGAGCGAACTGCTTATCGATGAATCTTTGATTGGTTGGAAAGAGTATGAGATGGAAGTGGTACGTGATCGCAATGACAATTGCATCATCGTCTGTGCTATCGAAAACTTTGATCCTATGGGCGTTCATACCGGTGACTCTATTACGGTCGCCCCCGCACAAACCCTAACTGATAAAGAGTATCAGTTGATGCGTAATGCATCACTTGCTGTACTGCGTGAGATTGGTGTTGAGACCGGTGGGTCAAACGTACAGTTTGGTATTAACCCTGTTGATGGCCGTATGGTTATCATCGAGATGAACCCGCGTGTATCACGTTCATCTGCACTCGCGTCTAAAGCGACGGGTTTCCCAATCGCTAAAATTGCGGCAAAACTGGCTGTTGGTTTCACCTTAGATGAGCTTAAAAATGACATCACAGGTGGCAACACACCAGCATCATTTGAGCCTGCAATCGATTACGTAGTGACTAAATTACCACGCTTTAACTTTGAGAAGTTTGCCGGTGCGAATGACCGCCTCACGACTCAGATGAAGTCAGTGGGTGAAGTGATGGCCATTGGCCGTACTTTCCAGGAATCACTTCAAAAAGCCCTTCGTGGTCTTGAAGTTAGCAAAAATGGTTTAGACCCGATAATCGATATCGATGAACCAGAAGCTATGGCGCGTATTCGTCATGAACTTCAAGAGCCGGGTGCCGAGCGTATCTGGTATATCGCAGACGCATTTCGCGCCGGATTAACCGTCGATGATATCTTTGGTTTAACGAAGATTGACCCTTGGTTCTTAGTACAGATGCAAGATCTGCTTCAACTTGAATCTGAAGTGAAAGAATCGGGCATGTCTGGCATGAACGAGACATTCCTTCGCCAGTTAAAGCGTAAAGGTTTCTCTGATATTCGTCTTTCACTTTTATTGGGTGTTAGTGAATCTGAGATGCGAAAATTGCGTCACAGACATGAGATATTCCCAGTCTACAAGCGCGTCGATACCTGTGCTGCCGAATTTTCAACTGATACGGCTTACATGTACTCTACCTATGAAGAGGAGTGTGAGGCAGCACCGTCAAATCGTGACAAGATCATGATATTAGGTGGTGGGCCAAACAGAATTGGTCAAGGTATCGAGTTTGATTACTGTTGTGTTCATGCGGCGTTAGCGCTGCGTGAAGATGGTTACGAAACCATCATGGTTAACTGTAACCCTGAGACTGTATCGACCGATTACGACACTTCAGACAGACTCTATTTTGAGCCTGTTACCCTTGAAGATGTGCTGGAGATCGTCCGTATTGAAAAGCCGAAAGGTGTTATCGTTCAATACGGTGGTCAGACGCCGCTTAAGCTGGCTCGTGAACTCGAAGCCGCGGGTGTGCCTATTATCGGTACCAGCCCGGATGCGATTGACCGCGCCGAAGATCGTGAGCGTTTCCAACAGGCGATTCAGCGTCTAGAGATGAAGCAGCCTGAAAATGACACGGTTACCACTGTTGAAAGAGCTGTGATTTCTGCCGAGCGTATCGGTTACCCATTAGTGGTTCGCCCATCTTATGTACTGGGTGGCCGCGCGATGGAAATTGTTTATGATGAGCAGGACTTGCGTCGTTACTTCAACGAAGCGGTTAGCGTGTCAAATGCATCGCCTGTACTACTGGACCGCTTCCTGGATAATGCGATTGAGATCGATATCGATGCTGTCTGCGACGGTGAAACCGTTGTTGTCGGTTCTATCATGGAACATATCGAGCAAGCGGGTGTTCACTCGGGTGACTCAGGATGTTCACTACCGCCCTATAGCTTAAGCGACGATATTCAAAATCGTATGCGCGAGCAGGTTGGTAAGCTAGCGATGGAACTGGGCGTTATCGGTTTGATGAATGTCCAGTTTGCGGTGAAGGATGATGAGATCTACATGATCGAAGTTAATCCACGCGCAGCGCGTACCGTGCCATTTGTCTCTAAAGCTACGGGCGTGCCTTTAGCTAAGATTGCGGCGCGAGTGATGGCAGGTCAAAGCCTAAAGTCACAGAACTTCACCAAGGAAGTTATCCCACCCTATTACTCTGTTAAAGAGGTGGTATTACCTTTCAATAAGTTCCCGGGTGTGGATCCTCTGCTTGGCCCTGAAATGCGCTCAACTGGTGAAGTGATGGGGGTCGGTGAAACGTTTGCCGAAGCCTATGCAAAGGCTCAACTCGGTGCCACCAGCGAAGTCCCTAAGTCTGGCCGCGCGTTATTGTCTGTTCGTAACAGTGATAAGGCACGTGTTGTTGATTTAGCGGCTAAGTTAATTGGCTTAGGTTATGAGATCGATGCGACTCATGGTACCGCGGTTGTACTAGGTGAAGCGGGTATCAATCCTCGTTTGGTAAACAAGGTACATGAAGGTCGTCCACACATTCTTGACCGTATAAAGAATGATGAGTACACCTACATAGTTAACACAACCGAGGGGCGTCAGGCGATTGAAGACTCACGCCAGTTGCGTCGTGGTGCCTTGAGATACAAGGTTAACTACACGACAACCTTGAATGCTGCATTTGCGACCTGTATGGCTCACTCGGCAGATGATCGTAGTAATGTAAACTCTGTGCAAGAATTGCATAGTAAAATTAAGTGA
- the carA gene encoding glutamine-hydrolyzing carbamoyl-phosphate synthase small subunit, with the protein MEVALTKSALLVLEDGTVFSGTAIGADGHAVGEVVFNTSMTGYQEILTDPSYSRQIVTLTYPHIGNTGTNDEDTESDSVHARGLIIRDLPLIASNFRNKQSLSDYLKANNIVGIADIDTRKLTRILREKGALAGCILVGEQDVAKALAEANAFPGLKGMDLAKEVTTETSYQWRSGSWRLVGGLPDDTPESELKYKVVAYDYGVKRNILRMLVDRGCDVTVVPAKTPASTVLAMNPDGIFLSNGPGDPEPCDYAIAAIQEILKTDIPVFGICLGHQLLALASGAKTSKMKFGHHGANHPVSNIEQGNVMITSQNHGFAADEDSLPDNIKVTHKSLFDGSLQGIHLTDKPAFSFQGHPEASPGPHDAAPLFNHFIELIELYRQHAK; encoded by the coding sequence ATGGAGGTCGCGTTGACAAAGTCTGCCTTACTCGTACTCGAAGATGGAACTGTATTCTCTGGCACAGCAATTGGTGCCGATGGACATGCTGTTGGTGAAGTGGTTTTTAACACTTCAATGACCGGATACCAGGAGATACTGACTGATCCGTCTTATTCTCGTCAAATTGTAACTCTAACCTATCCTCATATTGGTAACACAGGTACCAATGATGAAGATACAGAATCTGATTCAGTTCATGCTCGTGGTCTGATTATTAGAGATCTTCCTTTAATTGCTAGCAACTTTCGTAATAAGCAAAGCTTAAGCGATTATCTTAAAGCCAACAATATTGTTGGTATTGCAGATATCGATACACGTAAGTTGACCCGTATTTTGCGGGAAAAAGGAGCATTGGCTGGATGTATTCTGGTCGGTGAACAGGATGTGGCTAAGGCTCTTGCCGAAGCAAACGCATTTCCTGGTTTAAAAGGCATGGATTTAGCCAAAGAAGTAACGACTGAAACCAGTTATCAGTGGCGAAGTGGAAGCTGGCGTTTAGTCGGTGGTCTGCCGGATGATACGCCTGAATCTGAATTAAAATACAAAGTTGTAGCTTATGACTACGGTGTGAAACGTAATATTTTACGTATGCTTGTTGACCGTGGTTGTGATGTGACGGTTGTACCTGCAAAAACTCCTGCATCGACAGTGTTAGCCATGAATCCTGATGGGATCTTCCTATCGAATGGACCTGGCGATCCTGAGCCATGTGACTATGCCATTGCTGCAATTCAAGAGATCTTAAAGACGGATATCCCAGTCTTTGGTATCTGTTTGGGTCACCAGCTGTTGGCATTAGCCTCTGGAGCTAAAACTTCTAAGATGAAGTTTGGTCACCATGGTGCTAACCACCCCGTCAGTAACATCGAGCAAGGTAACGTTATGATCACCAGCCAGAACCACGGTTTTGCGGCGGATGAGGATAGCCTACCTGATAATATTAAAGTGACACATAAGTCGCTGTTTGATGGTTCACTGCAAGGAATACATTTGACGGATAAGCCAGCCTTTAGCTTCCAGGGACACCCTGAAGCGAGTCCGGGTCCCCATGATGCCGCTCCTTTGTTCAATCATTTTATTGAGCTTATAGAGCTGTATCGTCAACACGCCAAATAG
- the ftsH gene encoding ATP-dependent zinc metalloprotease FtsH, giving the protein MSDMAKNLILWVVIAVVLMSVFQGYSPSSSTALKMDYSAFLDDVRSGQINTVEIKSDQRTIEGTKRTGEKFTTIMPMEDKDLINDLDRKGITMKGQEAEESGFLTQIFISWFPMLLLIGVWIFFMRQMQGGGGKGAMSFGKSKAKLMSEDQIKTTFSDVAGCDEAKEDVKELVDYLKEPTKFQKLGGRIPTGVLLVGPPGTGKTLLAKAIAGEAKVPFFTISGSDFVEMFVGVGASRVRDMFEQAKKSAPCIIFIDEIDAVGRQRGAGVGGGHDEREQTLNQLLVEMDGFEGNEGVIVIAATNRPDVLDAALLRPGRFDRQVVVGLPDVRGREQILKVHMRKVPLADDVKASVIARGTPGFSGADLANLVNEAALFAARGSRRIVGMEEFESAKDKIMMGAERRTMVMSEEDKEMTAYHEAGHAIVGCLVPEHDPVHKVTIIPRGRALGVTFFLPEADAISQSRRKLESQISVAYGGRLAEEIIYGSERVSTGASQDIKYATSIARNMVTQWGFSEKLGPVLYAEDENEVFLGRSMGKTQHMSDETASIIDAEVKTIIDSNYERAQSFLNDNMDILHAMKDALMKYETIDSTMIDDLMGRREVSAPADWNMDDNGSSNDDTGGKPAETDKKDSSEDEVKPESEQCAAPDVKDIDESTAK; this is encoded by the coding sequence TTGAGTGATATGGCAAAAAATTTAATTCTCTGGGTAGTCATCGCCGTTGTGTTGATGTCTGTGTTTCAGGGTTACTCCCCCTCTTCATCCACAGCGTTGAAGATGGATTATTCCGCTTTTTTAGATGATGTTCGTAGTGGACAGATAAATACTGTCGAAATAAAAAGCGATCAACGTACGATCGAAGGGACTAAGCGTACCGGAGAGAAGTTCACTACTATCATGCCTATGGAAGATAAAGATCTGATTAATGATCTCGATCGTAAAGGCATAACCATGAAGGGGCAGGAAGCTGAAGAGTCTGGGTTCTTAACTCAAATTTTCATCTCGTGGTTCCCTATGTTACTGCTCATCGGTGTATGGATATTCTTCATGCGTCAGATGCAGGGCGGTGGTGGAAAAGGCGCCATGTCTTTTGGTAAGAGTAAAGCTAAGTTGATGAGTGAAGACCAGATTAAAACAACTTTCTCAGACGTCGCCGGTTGCGACGAAGCTAAGGAAGACGTTAAAGAGCTGGTTGATTACCTGAAAGAGCCGACTAAATTCCAAAAGTTGGGTGGTCGAATTCCTACCGGTGTGCTTTTAGTCGGTCCTCCTGGTACGGGTAAAACCTTGCTGGCTAAAGCCATTGCCGGTGAAGCAAAGGTGCCATTTTTTACCATTTCAGGTTCTGATTTTGTCGAGATGTTTGTTGGTGTTGGTGCCTCTCGTGTACGTGACATGTTTGAGCAAGCTAAAAAGTCTGCCCCATGTATCATCTTTATCGATGAGATCGATGCCGTAGGTCGCCAGCGTGGTGCGGGTGTCGGTGGTGGTCACGATGAGCGCGAACAGACACTGAACCAGTTGTTGGTTGAGATGGATGGTTTCGAAGGTAATGAAGGTGTCATCGTTATTGCTGCGACTAACCGTCCGGATGTACTGGATGCTGCACTGCTTCGTCCTGGCCGTTTTGACCGTCAGGTGGTCGTTGGTTTACCTGACGTTCGTGGTCGTGAGCAGATCCTTAAAGTGCATATGCGTAAAGTGCCTCTTGCCGATGATGTTAAAGCGAGTGTTATTGCTCGTGGTACGCCCGGCTTCTCTGGTGCCGACTTGGCAAACTTAGTGAACGAAGCCGCGCTGTTTGCTGCGCGTGGTAGTCGCCGTATCGTTGGTATGGAAGAGTTTGAGAGCGCGAAAGATAAGATCATGATGGGTGCAGAGCGCCGCACTATGGTGATGTCTGAAGAAGATAAAGAGATGACGGCTTATCATGAAGCGGGCCATGCCATCGTTGGTTGCCTCGTACCTGAGCACGACCCTGTGCACAAGGTGACGATTATTCCACGCGGACGTGCCTTAGGCGTGACTTTCTTCTTGCCTGAAGCCGATGCGATAAGTCAGAGTCGACGTAAGTTAGAGAGTCAAATTTCTGTGGCTTATGGTGGACGTTTGGCCGAAGAGATCATCTATGGTAGTGAGAGAGTCTCTACCGGTGCTTCTCAGGATATTAAGTATGCGACTTCGATTGCCCGTAATATGGTGACTCAGTGGGGCTTCTCTGAGAAGTTAGGTCCGGTACTTTATGCCGAAGATGAAAATGAAGTATTTCTGGGTCGAAGCATGGGTAAGACTCAGCATATGTCTGATGAAACTGCCAGCATCATCGATGCGGAAGTCAAAACGATTATCGATAGTAACTATGAGCGAGCACAGAGCTTCCTCAATGATAATATGGACATTCTTCATGCGATGAAAGATGCGTTGATGAAGTATGAAACCATAGATTCAACGATGATCGATGATCTGATGGGGCGCCGAGAGGTTAGTGCACCAGCGGATTGGAATATGGATGATAATGGTTCAAGCAATGATGATACCGGTGGTAAGCCTGCTGAAACTGATAAAAAGGATTCATCTGAAGATGAAGTTAAACCTGAGTCAGAGCAGTGTGCCGCTCCCGATGTTAAAGACATTGATGAGTCAACGGCTAAATAA
- the greA gene encoding transcription elongation factor GreA — translation MNKVPMTVVGAERLRKELDYLKFEKRPVIAQAIGEARELGDLKENAEYHAAREEQGLCEARVRDIEGKLSNVQIIDVTKMPNTGRIIFGTTVTILNIDTDVEVTYRIVGEDEADIKENLISVSSPIARGLIGKNLDDEVNIATPGGITEYEITAVEYI, via the coding sequence ATGAACAAGGTTCCGATGACAGTTGTGGGTGCAGAGCGACTGCGTAAAGAATTAGATTATTTAAAGTTTGAAAAGCGTCCAGTGATCGCTCAGGCAATTGGTGAAGCGAGAGAGCTTGGCGATCTGAAGGAAAATGCCGAATATCATGCAGCACGTGAAGAGCAAGGTTTGTGTGAGGCGCGTGTACGCGATATTGAAGGCAAGCTCTCTAACGTGCAGATCATCGATGTGACTAAAATGCCAAACACCGGCCGCATCATTTTCGGTACTACGGTGACAATTTTAAACATTGATACCGATGTTGAAGTGACTTACCGCATTGTTGGTGAGGATGAAGCCGATATCAAAGAGAACCTTATTTCGGTAAGTTCACCTATTGCTCGCGGTTTGATCGGTAAAAACCTGGATGATGAAGTTAACATCGCAACACCAGGTGGTATTACCGAGTATGAAATTACCGCTGTCGAATACATTTAA
- the rlmE gene encoding 23S rRNA (uridine(2552)-2'-O)-methyltransferase RlmE: MSGKKRTASSSRWMQEHFDDHYVKLAQKRGFRSRAAFKIEEIQEKDKLIRPGMTVVDLGAAPGGWSQVAVKLAGDNGKVIACDILPMDPIVGVDFLQGDFREEKVLDALLTRVGDAKVDVVLSDMAPNMSGTGGVDQPRAMYLVELALDMCHQVLAPNGCFAVKVFQGEGFEEYMKSVREAFKTVKTRKPDSSRARSREVYLVATGYKL, encoded by the coding sequence ATGTCAGGTAAAAAACGAACAGCGAGTTCCTCACGTTGGATGCAGGAACATTTTGATGATCACTATGTCAAATTAGCTCAAAAACGGGGATTTCGTTCGCGAGCCGCGTTTAAAATTGAAGAAATTCAAGAGAAAGATAAATTAATTCGACCGGGGATGACTGTGGTCGATTTAGGGGCAGCCCCTGGTGGTTGGTCTCAAGTTGCCGTTAAACTAGCTGGAGACAATGGTAAAGTTATCGCTTGTGATATTTTACCTATGGATCCAATTGTTGGCGTCGACTTTCTTCAGGGTGATTTTAGAGAGGAAAAGGTGCTCGATGCTTTGCTTACCCGAGTGGGTGATGCAAAAGTCGATGTTGTCTTATCTGACATGGCACCTAATATGAGTGGTACTGGCGGGGTCGATCAGCCTCGAGCTATGTATTTGGTCGAATTAGCATTAGATATGTGTCATCAAGTTTTGGCACCTAACGGTTGTTTTGCTGTAAAAGTCTTTCAGGGGGAGGGCTTTGAAGAGTACATGAAGTCAGTTAGAGAGGCGTTTAAAACCGTCAAAACACGTAAGCCAGACTCTTCGCGAGCTCGTTCGCGCGAAGTCTATCTTGTGGCGACAGGGTATAAGTTGTAG
- the secF gene encoding protein translocase subunit SecF, which translates to MNTNTNTNTMNRLTKWRYFSSCISLVLMILSLTVISVKGFNWGLDFTGGVVTEVRIDSDIKANQIESLLGKMSEQEVSVISAGEPGRWVLRYSQAETSGDVSANALDIEQVLASLHSGVEVLNSSIVGPQVGQELAEQGGLALLVAMLCILGYLSFRFEWRLASGALFALFHDVIFVLAFFSLTQMEFNLTVLAAVLAILGYSLNDSIIIADRIRELLTSKPKMAISDVCTSAVKATFSRTMVTSGTTLMTVSALWVMGGGPLESFSIAMFIGILTGTWSSISVGTCLPELFGVNSEHYKLIPIPETP; encoded by the coding sequence ATGAATACAAATACAAATACAAATACAATGAACAGACTAACAAAATGGCGCTACTTTTCGAGCTGTATCTCTCTGGTATTGATGATTCTTTCCCTGACGGTAATTTCTGTCAAAGGGTTTAATTGGGGACTGGATTTTACCGGCGGTGTGGTTACAGAAGTCCGTATTGACAGTGATATTAAAGCGAACCAAATTGAAAGCTTGTTGGGTAAAATGTCCGAACAGGAGGTGAGTGTTATCTCCGCCGGTGAACCAGGCCGTTGGGTATTGCGGTATAGTCAGGCGGAAACCTCGGGGGATGTAAGTGCTAACGCCTTAGATATTGAGCAGGTGCTCGCCTCGTTACACAGTGGTGTTGAGGTACTTAACTCGAGCATCGTTGGCCCACAAGTTGGTCAGGAGTTAGCAGAGCAGGGCGGATTAGCCTTGTTGGTTGCTATGTTATGTATCTTAGGGTATCTGAGTTTTCGGTTCGAGTGGCGCCTCGCCAGCGGAGCGCTATTTGCGCTGTTTCACGACGTTATCTTTGTTCTGGCTTTCTTCTCACTGACTCAGATGGAGTTTAACTTAACTGTCCTCGCCGCAGTGTTGGCTATTTTAGGCTATTCACTCAACGACTCTATTATTATCGCCGATAGGATCAGGGAGTTATTAACTTCAAAACCTAAGATGGCCATCTCCGATGTGTGTACCAGTGCGGTGAAGGCAACCTTCTCGCGGACGATGGTAACCAGTGGTACGACGTTGATGACGGTGAGTGCACTGTGGGTGATGGGAGGTGGACCGCTGGAAAGCTTCTCTATTGCGATGTTTATCGGAATTTTGACAGGAACCTGGTCATCGATATCGGTGGGGACCTGTTTACCTGAGCTCTTTGGGGTTAACTCGGAACATTATAAGCTCATACCTATACCTGAAACGCCGTAA